A genomic segment from Dietzia psychralcaliphila encodes:
- a CDS encoding type VII secretion target, with translation MADGAIDVHVDGLRELGTGLTTLADALGGTLGAVDALPLDAVAPVLGPVGADFMAALLSATARHREVLAGVARVSDAAGQLVLETGRVYAESDDAGADAIGAAGNGIGGTGGVGTPGPAR, from the coding sequence ATGGCGGACGGAGCGATCGACGTCCACGTGGACGGATTGCGGGAGTTGGGTACGGGGCTGACCACGCTGGCGGATGCCCTGGGGGGAACGCTCGGGGCGGTGGACGCGCTTCCCCTCGATGCGGTGGCACCGGTCCTCGGGCCGGTCGGCGCCGACTTCATGGCGGCGCTGCTCTCGGCCACCGCGCGGCACCGGGAGGTGCTCGCCGGGGTTGCCCGGGTCAGCGATGCCGCCGGGCAGCTGGTCCTGGAGACCGGCCGGGTGTACGCCGAGTCCGACGACGCGGGTGCCGACGCCATCGGCGCCGCCGGAAACGGTATCGGCGGTACGGGCGGTGTCGGTACGCCGGGTCCGGCCCGATGA
- a CDS encoding NAD(P)H-quinone dehydrogenase — protein MTQRIIIIGGGPAGYEAALVAAQYGADVTIVDAEGIGGNCVLTDCVPSKTFIATTGVRTDMRRAEEMGVEMHFDPTAYRLGQVNGRVKSLARAQSADIRSQLQREGVRLLSGTARLHDSKPGMASHRVLVSLDSGQEKILDADVVLVATGSNPRILSGAEPDGERILTWRQLYDLTELPSHLVVVGSGVTGAEFVSAFTEMGVKVTMVSSRDRVLPHEDADAALVLEEALSERGVSLVKHARADAVEHHEDGIIVRLGDGRTVKGSHALMCVGSVPNTGDLGLESAGIEVQRSGHIKVDRVSRTTAAGIYAAGDCTDLFPLASVAAMQGRIAMYHALGEGVSPIKLRTVASAVFTRPEIATVGISHAQIESGEVPARVEVFPLAGNPRAKMRSLRRGFVKLFCRPASGVVIGGVIVAPTASELILPVSVAVRNQLTVGDLAGSFSVYPSMTGSITEAARQLMRHDDLD, from the coding sequence GTGACCCAGCGCATCATCATCATCGGCGGCGGCCCCGCCGGTTACGAGGCCGCGCTGGTGGCCGCGCAGTACGGTGCGGACGTCACGATCGTGGACGCCGAGGGGATCGGCGGCAACTGCGTGCTGACCGACTGCGTGCCGTCCAAGACGTTCATCGCCACGACGGGGGTGCGCACCGACATGCGCCGCGCCGAGGAGATGGGCGTCGAGATGCACTTCGACCCCACCGCGTACCGGCTCGGCCAGGTCAATGGTCGGGTAAAGTCGCTGGCCCGCGCCCAGTCCGCCGACATCCGGTCCCAGCTCCAGCGCGAGGGGGTGCGCCTGCTGTCGGGGACCGCGCGCCTGCACGACTCCAAGCCCGGCATGGCCTCGCACCGCGTCCTCGTGTCCCTGGACAGTGGTCAGGAGAAGATCCTCGACGCGGACGTGGTGCTGGTGGCCACCGGGTCCAATCCGCGGATCCTCTCCGGCGCCGAGCCGGACGGTGAGCGGATCCTGACCTGGCGGCAGCTCTACGACCTCACCGAGCTCCCCTCCCATCTGGTGGTCGTGGGTTCCGGTGTGACCGGCGCCGAGTTCGTCTCCGCCTTCACCGAGATGGGCGTCAAGGTCACCATGGTGTCCAGTCGCGACCGCGTGCTCCCGCACGAGGACGCCGACGCCGCGCTCGTGCTGGAGGAGGCGCTCAGCGAGCGTGGTGTGTCGCTGGTCAAGCACGCGCGGGCGGACGCGGTCGAGCACCACGAGGACGGCATCATCGTCCGACTGGGCGACGGCCGCACGGTCAAGGGTTCGCACGCCCTGATGTGCGTGGGTTCGGTTCCCAACACCGGTGACCTCGGGCTGGAGAGCGCCGGCATCGAGGTCCAGCGCAGCGGGCACATCAAGGTCGACCGCGTCTCGCGGACCACTGCTGCCGGAATCTATGCGGCCGGAGACTGCACCGACCTGTTCCCGCTCGCCTCCGTGGCGGCGATGCAGGGCCGGATCGCGATGTACCACGCGTTGGGTGAGGGGGTCAGCCCCATCAAACTCCGCACCGTGGCCTCGGCGGTCTTCACCCGGCCCGAGATCGCCACCGTCGGAATCTCCCACGCGCAGATCGAGAGCGGCGAGGTCCCCGCCCGCGTCGAGGTGTTCCCGCTGGCCGGCAACCCGCGGGCCAAGATGCGCAGTCTGCGCCGCGGGTTCGTCAAGCTGTTCTGCCGTCCCGCCTCGGGTGTGGTGATCGGGGGAGTGATCGTGGCGCCCACCGCCTCCGAGCTCATCCTGCCGGTGTCCGTGGCGGTGCGGAACCAGCTCACCGTCGGCGACCTCGCGGGGTCGTTCTCCGTGTACCCCTCGATGACCGGCTCGATCACCGAGGCCGCCCGTCAGCTGATGCGGCACGACGACCTGGACTGA
- a CDS encoding gamma-glutamylcyclotransferase family protein produces MPLYAAYGTNMHPEQMNARAPHSPFAGTGWLEGWRLTFAGEDPTWEGAVATVVEDPDSRVFVVLYDVPDEDARALDRWEGTDLIPARKIRVRVERRPTVPPGPPVGAQESEFAVAPSSPTVAEGTVLVWLYVMDAFEGGLPSARYLGLLADAAECAGAPDAYVRHLRTRESRNVGPGA; encoded by the coding sequence GTGCCTCTCTACGCCGCGTACGGGACCAACATGCATCCCGAACAGATGAACGCCCGCGCGCCGCACTCTCCGTTCGCCGGAACCGGCTGGCTGGAGGGCTGGCGCCTGACCTTCGCGGGCGAAGACCCCACGTGGGAGGGTGCCGTGGCCACCGTGGTCGAGGACCCCGATTCGAGGGTGTTCGTGGTGCTCTACGACGTGCCCGACGAGGACGCCCGCGCCCTCGACCGATGGGAGGGCACCGACCTGATCCCGGCCCGCAAGATCCGGGTGCGGGTGGAGCGGCGTCCCACCGTTCCCCCCGGCCCCCCGGTCGGCGCCCAGGAGTCCGAGTTCGCGGTCGCGCCGTCCTCCCCCACCGTCGCGGAGGGCACGGTGCTGGTCTGGCTGTACGTCATGGACGCCTTCGAGGGCGGCCTGCCGTCGGCGCGATATCTCGGCCTGCTGGCCGACGCCGCCGAGTGCGCCGGCGCCCCCGACGCCTACGTGCGGCACCTGCGCACGCGGGAGTCCCGCAACGTGGGCCCCGGCGCCTAG
- a CDS encoding YbaB/EbfC family nucleoid-associated protein has protein sequence MSGGGLDVEAFLDRLRGIATEWESAHDQLETLRVVASSPDRIATATADSGGAVIDLVLAAGLRRHGGDTVASAILEATSSAVEQANARRAELVSGSVALAVSGRRQAAEAAGSDSAGVPSAGRGTG, from the coding sequence GTGAGCGGCGGCGGGCTGGACGTCGAGGCGTTCCTGGACCGACTGCGCGGGATCGCGACCGAGTGGGAGTCCGCGCACGACCAGCTGGAGACCCTCCGCGTGGTGGCCTCGAGTCCGGACCGGATCGCCACCGCCACCGCCGACTCCGGTGGTGCGGTGATCGACCTCGTGTTGGCGGCCGGACTGCGCAGACACGGGGGCGACACGGTGGCCTCCGCCATCCTCGAGGCCACGTCCAGCGCGGTCGAGCAGGCCAATGCCCGACGTGCCGAACTGGTCTCCGGGTCGGTGGCACTGGCGGTGAGCGGCCGCAGGCAGGCCGCTGAGGCCGCCGGGAGCGACTCAGCCGGCGTCCCGTCGGCGGGCCGTGGCACCGGCTGA
- the upp gene encoding uracil phosphoribosyltransferase: MDIIVVDHPLVGDRLRTLRDSATDTAGFRAAMDALGTMLCYEAFRSIPTTEVPVTTPVAETTGVAVDGVPLVVPVLRAGLGLLDPATRLLPGAQVGFVGLARDEETHEPVSYLCSLPDDLSGRHVVVLDPMLATGGSLVSTLETLAERGATGVTVVCVLCAPEGIETVRSSGLAARLITATIDDRLDDDAFIVPGLGDAGDRLFGPR; encoded by the coding sequence ATGGACATCATCGTCGTGGACCACCCGCTGGTCGGAGACCGGCTCCGTACGCTGCGGGACTCCGCCACCGACACCGCCGGATTCCGGGCCGCGATGGACGCGCTCGGCACCATGCTCTGCTACGAGGCCTTCCGCTCGATCCCCACCACCGAGGTGCCCGTGACGACCCCCGTGGCCGAGACGACGGGTGTCGCGGTGGACGGCGTCCCACTGGTGGTGCCGGTCCTACGGGCGGGTCTGGGTCTGTTGGATCCGGCCACCCGGCTGCTCCCGGGGGCGCAGGTCGGGTTCGTGGGCCTGGCGCGCGACGAGGAGACCCACGAACCGGTCTCCTACCTCTGCTCCCTGCCCGACGACCTCTCCGGCCGGCACGTGGTGGTGTTGGACCCCATGCTCGCCACGGGCGGCTCGCTGGTCTCGACTCTGGAGACCCTGGCCGAGCGCGGCGCGACCGGGGTCACCGTGGTCTGTGTCCTGTGCGCGCCGGAGGGGATCGAGACGGTGCGGTCGTCGGGGCTGGCGGCCAGGCTCATCACCGCGACGATCGACGACAGGCTCGACGACGACGCCTTCATCGTCCCCGGGCTCGGCGACGCCGGCGACCGCCTGTTCGGTCCCCGCTGA
- a CDS encoding thymidine phosphorylase, whose amino-acid sequence MNRSLDAVRIIEAKRDGKELDDDEIDWIVDGYTRGVVPPEQMSALAMAIYFQGMTDREISRWTAAMVDSGTRLDLSGLTRAGRRVPTVDKHSTGGVGDSVTLVLTPLLATWELAVPQLSGRGLGHTGGTLDKLEAIPGWRADLDATARRRILEQTGAVICAAGADLAPADRALYALRDVTGTVPSIPMLAASIMSKKIAEGTGALVLDVKCGSGAFRPDRADAEELARVMVGIGTAAGVRTSALVTANHTPLGRAVGNALEVAECVEILAGGGPPDMVDLTCALAREALDAVGIDGDPRERLGDGRAMDSFRAMVAAQGGDPGAALPLAAHTEEVRAPESGEVRWDALAVGRASWLAGAGRTRPGESVDPTAGVLLHRVEGDAVRAGEVVATVHAGDPGRVPAALTELVSALDIGGPGTARGPAGVVLGRLRGW is encoded by the coding sequence GTGAACCGGTCGCTGGACGCCGTGCGGATCATCGAGGCCAAACGGGACGGGAAGGAGCTCGACGACGACGAGATCGACTGGATCGTCGACGGCTACACCCGCGGGGTCGTGCCCCCCGAGCAGATGTCGGCGTTGGCGATGGCGATCTACTTCCAGGGGATGACCGACCGGGAGATCTCCCGCTGGACCGCCGCGATGGTGGACTCCGGTACCCGGTTGGACCTGTCCGGGCTGACCCGGGCCGGCCGGCGCGTGCCCACGGTGGACAAGCACTCGACCGGAGGGGTGGGCGACTCCGTGACCCTCGTGCTGACGCCCCTGTTGGCCACCTGGGAGCTGGCGGTGCCCCAGCTCTCCGGGCGAGGGCTCGGCCATACGGGCGGCACGCTCGACAAGCTCGAGGCGATCCCCGGCTGGCGCGCCGACCTCGACGCCACCGCCAGGCGCCGGATCCTCGAGCAGACCGGCGCGGTGATCTGCGCGGCCGGTGCCGACCTCGCGCCCGCCGACCGGGCCCTCTACGCCCTGCGGGACGTCACCGGGACCGTCCCCTCCATCCCCATGCTGGCGGCCTCGATCATGAGCAAGAAGATCGCCGAGGGCACCGGCGCGCTGGTGCTCGACGTCAAGTGCGGATCCGGGGCCTTCCGGCCCGATCGCGCCGATGCCGAGGAGCTGGCCCGGGTGATGGTGGGGATCGGTACGGCGGCCGGGGTCCGGACCAGCGCGCTGGTGACCGCCAACCACACCCCGCTGGGCCGGGCGGTGGGCAACGCTCTCGAGGTGGCGGAGTGCGTCGAGATCCTCGCCGGGGGCGGCCCACCCGACATGGTGGACCTGACCTGCGCACTGGCGAGGGAAGCGCTGGACGCGGTGGGGATCGACGGTGACCCGCGTGAGCGCCTGGGCGACGGGCGGGCGATGGACTCCTTCCGCGCGATGGTCGCGGCGCAGGGAGGCGATCCCGGTGCCGCGCTGCCGTTGGCCGCGCACACGGAGGAGGTGCGGGCCCCGGAGTCGGGGGAGGTGAGGTGGGACGCCCTGGCCGTGGGCCGCGCATCATGGCTGGCCGGTGCCGGGCGCACCCGGCCGGGCGAGTCCGTGGACCCGACAGCCGGAGTGCTGCTACATCGCGTCGAGGGTGACGCGGTGCGGGCCGGCGAGGTGGTCGCGACAGTCCATGCCGGGGACCCGGGGCGAGTGCCCGCGGCACTCACCGAGCTCGTGTCCGCGCTGGACATCGGTGGACCGGGTACGGCGCGGGGGCCGGCCGGGGTGGTGCTGGGCCGACTGCGCGGCTGGTGA
- a CDS encoding phospho-sugar mutase codes for MTLSFGTAGVRAPLGPGPDRMNDGTVALVATAVARHLRMREPAGSTVIVGGDARHGSAGFVDVAAAVLTAHGLLVVVPGAPVPTPVVAAAVRARGAVAGLMVTASHNPATDNGIKVYGPGGAQIVPPTDSEIEQHLRAAAREGVAVPDAGAPGARVDPTLVDDYVASVVAGLPTPARPPRVALTPVHGVGGEICRRVLAGIGVDDVTLVAEQAYPDPDFPTVDSPNPERPRTTMRLLGVAEEIGADVALALDPDADRCAMGFVGADGRWRMLDGDDTGSLLADHLLTSPLPGSVRTTGNGPGTPVVASTIVSSRLPSLLVPARGGRHVETLTGFKWLVRAGQPLRYAYEEAIGHCVLPEVVADKDGISAAGAWCATVGSGGRSVGEGLDALAEEFGAHLRSNVPLPLEHGSDPAAALRRAADQLVSTGTVTPLDGTAGFRVTIPGARAVIRPSGTEPLLKTYVEAWTPARPSARDRQDAARRLVALADSVAAAVAF; via the coding sequence GTGACCCTGAGCTTCGGCACCGCCGGCGTCCGGGCGCCGCTGGGTCCCGGGCCGGACCGGATGAACGACGGGACCGTGGCCCTGGTCGCCACCGCCGTCGCCCGCCACCTGCGGATGCGTGAACCCGCCGGCTCGACCGTGATCGTGGGCGGCGACGCCCGGCACGGGTCCGCGGGGTTCGTGGACGTGGCCGCTGCGGTCCTGACGGCGCACGGTCTCCTCGTCGTCGTCCCCGGGGCGCCCGTCCCCACACCCGTCGTGGCGGCGGCCGTGCGGGCGCGGGGCGCGGTCGCCGGCCTGATGGTGACGGCCTCGCACAACCCCGCCACCGACAACGGGATCAAGGTCTACGGCCCCGGTGGCGCGCAGATCGTGCCACCCACGGACTCCGAGATCGAGCAGCACCTGCGGGCCGCGGCGCGGGAGGGGGTCGCCGTTCCCGACGCCGGAGCCCCGGGCGCGCGGGTGGACCCCACCCTCGTCGACGACTACGTGGCCTCCGTCGTGGCCGGCCTGCCCACTCCCGCCCGGCCCCCGCGCGTGGCCCTGACCCCCGTCCACGGCGTGGGTGGCGAGATCTGCCGCCGCGTCCTGGCCGGGATCGGGGTCGACGACGTCACGCTGGTGGCCGAGCAGGCGTACCCGGACCCGGACTTCCCCACCGTCGACTCCCCCAATCCGGAGCGGCCCCGCACCACTATGCGACTGCTCGGAGTGGCCGAGGAGATCGGTGCCGACGTCGCGCTGGCGCTCGACCCGGATGCCGATCGCTGCGCCATGGGGTTCGTGGGCGCAGACGGCCGGTGGCGGATGCTCGACGGCGACGACACCGGGTCGCTGCTCGCCGACCACCTGCTGACCTCGCCGCTGCCCGGCTCGGTGCGGACAACGGGGAACGGTCCCGGCACACCGGTCGTGGCCTCGACCATCGTCTCCTCGCGACTGCCCTCGCTCCTGGTCCCCGCCCGGGGTGGCCGGCACGTGGAGACGCTCACCGGGTTCAAGTGGCTGGTCCGGGCCGGGCAACCACTGCGTTACGCCTATGAGGAGGCGATCGGGCACTGCGTACTGCCGGAGGTGGTGGCGGACAAGGACGGGATCTCCGCGGCCGGCGCGTGGTGTGCGACGGTCGGTTCCGGCGGACGGTCGGTCGGGGAGGGTCTCGACGCGCTCGCCGAGGAGTTCGGTGCCCACCTGCGGAGCAACGTCCCGCTGCCGCTCGAGCACGGCTCCGACCCCGCCGCGGCGCTGCGGCGGGCGGCCGATCAGCTCGTCTCGACCGGCACGGTGACCCCGTTGGACGGCACGGCCGGGTTCCGCGTGACGATCCCGGGCGCCCGGGCCGTCATCCGTCCGTCCGGGACCGAGCCCCTGCTCAAGACCTACGTCGAGGCGTGGACCCCCGCACGACCGTCAGCGCGCGACCGGCAGGACGCCGCGCGACGGCTGGTCGCTCTCGCCGATTCCGTCGCCGCCGCCGTCGCGTTCTGA
- a CDS encoding C40 family peptidase yields MIADALAYAGPIRQILDLLSAEEFVPEPARDVMRPVSDGLEVAQRLGPPLERLLSETWESLASLGAAHSVAAIGRTVGALTESATEIARVTAVAADIVVRGTIEVIGIVQQFIARAAALGPTLMTPPGQVTLLGLATEHLARGIQVAERVQLELKGPTAELRAIAAGIPDAPRMPGVVAESSAGGAINASTVAHTGSGPGSADATGTAGAISVGATGAGESASGAGGSGGAGESASGVGGNAGSGAGVMGGGVDVVLPDGSVATAPNEQAAGAVRNALSQQGVPYVWGGTTPGQGLDCSGLTQWAYRDAGVEIPRLAQEQGVGAQVSRSDLMPGDLAVWDGHVAMYIGNGQLVEAGDPVAVSGLRTDNIGMSFHGFYRPTGG; encoded by the coding sequence ATGATCGCCGACGCGCTCGCCTATGCGGGGCCCATCCGGCAGATCCTCGATCTGCTCTCGGCCGAGGAGTTCGTCCCCGAACCGGCCCGGGACGTCATGCGCCCGGTCAGCGACGGATTGGAGGTGGCACAGCGGCTGGGCCCACCGCTCGAGCGACTGCTCTCCGAGACCTGGGAGTCGCTGGCCTCTCTGGGCGCCGCCCACTCGGTGGCCGCGATCGGTCGGACGGTGGGGGCGCTCACCGAGTCGGCGACCGAGATCGCGCGGGTCACCGCCGTAGCGGCCGACATCGTGGTCCGCGGCACGATCGAGGTGATCGGCATCGTGCAGCAGTTCATCGCCCGCGCCGCGGCGCTGGGGCCCACCTTGATGACCCCGCCCGGCCAGGTCACCCTGCTCGGCCTGGCCACCGAACACCTGGCACGCGGCATCCAGGTGGCGGAACGGGTACAGCTCGAACTCAAGGGGCCCACCGCCGAACTGCGCGCCATCGCCGCCGGCATCCCCGACGCCCCCCGGATGCCGGGTGTCGTCGCCGAGTCAAGCGCGGGCGGCGCGATCAACGCCTCGACCGTCGCCCACACAGGCTCCGGACCGGGTTCGGCCGACGCGACGGGAACCGCGGGCGCGATCTCCGTCGGAGCGACCGGAGCCGGGGAGTCAGCGAGCGGAGCGGGGGGCTCGGGCGGAGCCGGGGAGTCAGCGAGCGGAGTGGGAGGGAACGCAGGGTCCGGGGCGGGGGTCATGGGGGGCGGCGTCGACGTGGTCCTGCCCGACGGGTCCGTGGCCACCGCCCCCAACGAGCAGGCCGCCGGCGCAGTCCGCAACGCTCTCAGCCAGCAGGGTGTGCCCTACGTGTGGGGCGGGACCACGCCCGGCCAGGGCCTGGACTGCAGTGGCCTGACCCAGTGGGCGTACCGGGACGCCGGGGTGGAGATCCCTCGTCTGGCGCAGGAGCAGGGCGTGGGCGCGCAGGTGTCGCGCTCAGACCTCATGCCGGGCGATCTGGCGGTGTGGGACGGCCATGTCGCGATGTACATCGGCAACGGTCAGCTCGTCGAGGCCGGGGACCCCGTAGCGGTGTCGGGCCTGCGCACCGACAATATCGGCATGTCCTTCCACGGGTTCTACCGTCCGACAGGCGGATGA
- a CDS encoding iron ABC transporter substrate-binding protein — protein sequence MRRRLAAIAAAGSLVVGLSACTTDGAGDDSDALVVYSGRSENLVGPLFEQIEESTGLDLEVRYASTPEMAAQIAEEGEASPADLFFSQDAGALGALSKEGLLTELDDGTIDVVPAEYRATDGTWVATSLRARVLVYDSEVLEEADVPDTIDALTAPEWRGKVGYAPTNASFQSFVTGLRVDRGDEAAEQWLRDFLANEPKTYDNNVALLEAADTGDVELGLTNHYYWYNTAEEKGPENMRARVRYLAQGDPGALVNVAGVGVLASTERPDDALRVVQELLGEQAQLYFLEEASEYPVVPGIASDAVDLPPLETLGGPDIDLGDLDGLEQTQQMLTRVGMI from the coding sequence ATGCGACGCCGTCTGGCCGCGATCGCCGCAGCCGGTTCGCTCGTGGTGGGTCTGTCGGCCTGCACCACGGACGGCGCCGGAGACGACTCGGATGCGTTGGTGGTCTACTCGGGCCGCAGCGAGAATCTCGTCGGACCGTTGTTCGAACAGATCGAGGAATCCACCGGGCTGGACCTCGAGGTGCGCTACGCGAGCACCCCGGAGATGGCCGCCCAGATCGCGGAGGAGGGTGAGGCCAGCCCGGCCGACCTCTTCTTCTCCCAGGACGCCGGTGCGCTGGGTGCGCTCTCCAAGGAGGGTCTGCTGACGGAGCTCGACGACGGGACGATCGACGTCGTCCCTGCCGAGTACCGTGCCACCGACGGGACCTGGGTCGCGACCAGCCTGCGCGCCCGCGTCCTCGTCTACGACAGCGAGGTGCTGGAGGAGGCCGACGTCCCGGACACGATCGATGCGCTCACCGCCCCCGAGTGGCGGGGCAAGGTCGGTTACGCCCCGACCAACGCGTCGTTCCAGTCGTTCGTCACCGGACTCCGGGTGGACCGCGGGGACGAGGCGGCGGAGCAGTGGCTCCGTGACTTCCTGGCCAACGAACCGAAGACGTACGACAACAACGTGGCGCTCCTCGAGGCCGCTGACACCGGGGACGTCGAGCTCGGACTCACCAACCACTACTACTGGTACAACACCGCCGAGGAGAAGGGCCCCGAGAACATGCGGGCCCGGGTCCGCTACCTGGCCCAGGGTGACCCCGGCGCGCTGGTCAACGTGGCCGGGGTCGGTGTGCTGGCCTCGACGGAGCGCCCGGACGACGCCCTGCGCGTGGTGCAGGAACTCCTCGGTGAGCAGGCACAGCTCTACTTCCTCGAGGAGGCCAGCGAGTACCCGGTGGTGCCCGGCATCGCCTCGGACGCCGTCGATCTGCCGCCCCTCGAGACGCTCGGGGGCCCCGACATCGATCTGGGGGACCTCGACGGACTCGAGCAGACCCAGCAGATGCTCACGCGCGTGGGCATGATCTGA
- a CDS encoding purine-nucleoside phosphorylase, with the protein MPTPDARATADAVARASGRSVHEVTLVLGSGWSEVVVELADPGTAVTIPVSDLPGFVPPSAAGHRGTVTSCLVDGVPLLAVAGRSHLYEGLGTDPVVHPAHVAAAVGSGVLVLTNAAGGLRADLAVGDLVLISDHLNLTGRSPLTGPAFVDLVDAYSPRLRSAAADALQAVTGSRPAEGVYAAMPGPQYETPAEIRMLRTLGADLVGMSTVPETVAARGLGLEVVAASLVTNLAAGVTGQPLDHAEVLAAGAAGAERLTDALRALVPAVARG; encoded by the coding sequence ATCCCCACCCCCGACGCCCGCGCGACCGCCGACGCCGTCGCCCGCGCGAGCGGCCGGTCCGTCCACGAGGTGACCCTGGTCCTGGGCTCCGGCTGGTCCGAGGTCGTCGTGGAACTGGCCGACCCGGGAACCGCGGTCACCATCCCGGTGTCCGACCTGCCGGGGTTCGTCCCCCCGTCGGCCGCCGGTCATCGTGGGACGGTCACCAGCTGCCTGGTCGACGGGGTGCCGCTGCTGGCCGTGGCCGGGCGCAGCCATCTCTACGAGGGCCTGGGCACCGATCCGGTCGTGCACCCCGCCCACGTCGCGGCCGCGGTCGGCTCCGGCGTCCTGGTGCTCACCAACGCCGCCGGCGGGCTGCGGGCGGACCTCGCCGTCGGTGACCTGGTCCTCATCTCGGACCACCTCAACCTCACCGGCCGGTCCCCGCTGACCGGCCCCGCCTTCGTGGACCTCGTGGACGCCTACTCGCCCCGCCTGCGGAGCGCCGCCGCGGACGCGCTGCAGGCGGTCACCGGGTCCCGGCCCGCCGAGGGCGTCTACGCCGCGATGCCCGGACCGCAGTACGAGACCCCGGCCGAGATCCGGATGCTGCGCACCCTCGGCGCGGACCTGGTGGGCATGTCCACCGTCCCGGAGACGGTGGCCGCCAGGGGGCTCGGGCTCGAGGTGGTGGCGGCGTCGCTGGTGACCAACCTCGCCGCCGGGGTCACCGGGCAGCCCCTCGACCACGCCGAGGTACTGGCCGCGGGAGCCGCCGGAGCCGAGCGGCTCACCGACGCCCTGCGTGCACTCGTCCCCGCCGTCGCGAGGGGCTGA
- a CDS encoding primosomal protein, translating into MAKDIVPIELGLPEGDVTTLWAPSWREDNDDWEAFLGLDEDLYAFDSTAQLLALVRSGAEHDLQDHPSWAEFAGSDVLAFRAADDNCYDLVGVLELLGENPTESSVDEIDQSFTIARSIGEVCELDTVTKFFNGNPILAAVTRGMDEFYGRDGLKLWKNIRKTVAKGWDDVLDAIQDVMTTPTVDPAEVDRARVDLETAEAALPEPEPEPEAAPTGYPEGSIWETVGIDPVKIIFADQEYLSLRCYLGDKPVFLGDGDQAFVFTSPRGLSRYLADNDDETLSHVATYDRVKIAATDGSLDVHVTEDNTYVFAGLDRDIEVGPGMVDSEQLGLAVELVTDLANYVGDSELEAAVTGRGSSMRRFLHFVLNPDDAKLLEPSAPFDDEAGEWRDLVDDVERLMTTPDIA; encoded by the coding sequence ATGGCCAAGGACATAGTCCCGATCGAGCTCGGTCTCCCTGAGGGAGACGTCACGACCCTCTGGGCACCCAGCTGGCGGGAGGACAACGACGACTGGGAGGCGTTCCTGGGCCTCGACGAGGACCTCTACGCGTTCGACTCGACCGCCCAACTCCTGGCCCTGGTCCGGAGCGGCGCCGAGCACGACCTCCAGGATCATCCGTCCTGGGCAGAGTTCGCCGGCTCGGACGTCCTGGCGTTCCGTGCGGCGGACGACAACTGCTACGACCTCGTCGGCGTCCTCGAGCTGCTCGGCGAGAACCCCACCGAGTCGTCGGTCGACGAGATCGACCAGTCCTTCACCATCGCCCGGTCGATCGGCGAGGTGTGCGAGCTGGACACCGTCACCAAGTTCTTCAACGGGAACCCGATCCTCGCGGCCGTCACCCGGGGCATGGACGAGTTCTACGGGCGGGACGGGCTGAAGCTGTGGAAGAACATCCGTAAGACCGTCGCCAAGGGCTGGGACGACGTCCTCGACGCGATCCAGGACGTCATGACCACGCCCACGGTGGATCCCGCCGAGGTCGATCGCGCCCGTGTGGACCTGGAGACCGCCGAGGCCGCCCTCCCCGAGCCCGAGCCGGAGCCCGAGGCCGCCCCCACCGGATACCCGGAGGGGTCGATCTGGGAGACGGTCGGGATCGACCCCGTCAAGATCATCTTCGCCGACCAGGAGTACCTGAGCCTGCGGTGCTACCTCGGCGATAAGCCGGTGTTCCTCGGCGACGGCGACCAGGCGTTCGTCTTCACCAGCCCCCGGGGCCTGTCCCGGTACCTGGCGGACAACGACGACGAGACGCTCAGCCACGTGGCGACCTACGATCGCGTCAAGATCGCCGCGACCGACGGCAGCCTGGACGTCCACGTGACCGAGGACAACACCTACGTCTTCGCCGGCCTCGACCGAGACATCGAGGTCGGCCCCGGCATGGTCGACTCGGAGCAGCTCGGGCTGGCCGTGGAACTGGTCACCGACCTCGCCAACTACGTGGGCGATTCCGAGCTCGAGGCGGCGGTGACCGGCCGCGGTTCATCGATGCGCCGCTTCCTGCACTTCGTCCTCAACCCTGACGACGCCAAGCTGCTCGAGCCCAGTGCGCCGTTCGACGACGAGGCCGGCGAGTGGCGCGACCTGGTCGACGACGTCGAACGCCTCATGACGACCCCCGACATCGCCTGA